A genome region from Excalfactoria chinensis isolate bCotChi1 chromosome 26, bCotChi1.hap2, whole genome shotgun sequence includes the following:
- the MEX3D gene encoding RNA-binding protein MEX3D isoform X2 produces MNLYGNRKKSVNMTECVPVPSSEHVAEIVGRQGCKIKALRAKTNTYIKTPVRGEEPIFIVTGRKEDVEMAKREILSAAEHFSMIRATRNKVNGLTGALQGPPNLPGQTTIQVRVPYRVVGLVVGPKGATIKRIQQQTHTYIVTPSRDKEPVFEVTGMPENVDRAREEIEAHITMRTGSFVDVNADNDFHTNGTDVCLDLQGGSAGLWAKAPHPSRRPAAALRNDSLSSLGSASTESFYSGRVADNSPTSPYSTGGGFTFSDAPAPLGPEECDFGFDFLALDLTTPSAAAAIWSPFERAANPLQAFGGSQRRNSGTATPRHSPTLPDSSGGALEHPLARRIQSNPVNTLSWLPTQGSLSSFSTSTGYSSSSSLPGSVSAASGSPTDSSSSDGHRKSSRECMVCFESEVIAALVPCGHNLFCMECAMRICGKAEPECPACHTPATQAIHIFS; encoded by the coding sequence GTTGCAAAATCAAAGCCCTGCGTGCCAAGACAAACACATACATCAAGACGCCGGTGAGGGGCGAGGAACCCATCTTCATCGTCACCGGGAGGAAGGAGGACGTGGAAATGGCCAAGAGGGAGATCCTCTCAGCTGCTGAGCACTTCTCCATGATCCGAGCGACGCGCAACAAAGTGAACGGGCTGACGGGTGCCCTGCAGGGTCCCCCCAACCTGCCGGGTCAGACCACCATCCAGGTGAGGGTCCCGTACCGCGTGGTGGGGCTGGTGGTGGGCCCCAAGGGAGCCACCATCAAGCGCATCCAGCAGCAGACGCACACCTACATCGTGACGCCCAGCCGCGACAAGGAGCCCGTCTTCGAGGTGACGGGGATGCCCGAGAACGTGGACCGGGCCCGCGAGGAGATCGAGGCTCACATCACCATGCGGACGGGTTCCTTTGTGGACGTCAACGCCGACAACGACTTCCACACCAACGGCACCGACGTCTGCTTGGACCTGCAGGGCGGTTCTGCTGGTTTATGGGCCAAAGCCCCACATCCGTCCCGCCGACCCGCGGCCGCGCTGCGCAACGACAGCctcagctccctgggcagcgcCTCCACCGAGTCCTTCTACAGCGGGCGGGTGGCAGATAACAGCCCTACCAGCCCTTATAGCACCGGAGGGGGATTCACCTTCAGCGATGCGCCGGCCCCGCTGGGCCCGGAGGAATGTGACTTCGGCTTCGACTTCTTGGCCTTGGACCTGACGACGCCGAGCGCCGCCGCTGCCATCTGGTCACCTTTTGAGCGTGCTGCCAACCCACTGCAAGCCTTCGGCGGCTCACAGAGACGCAACAGCGGCACGGCTACACCACGCCATTCACCCACCTTGCCCGACAGCTCCGGAGGGGCCTTGGAGCACCCCTTGGCGCGCCGCATCCAGAGCAACCCCGTCAACACCTTGTCCTGGTTGCCCACCCAGGGCTCGCTCTCCTCCTTCTCCACCAGCACAGGCTACTCCTCCTCCTCATCGCTGCCCGGCAGCGTCTCGGCCGCCTCGGGCTCACCCACCGACTCCAGCAGCTCCGACGGTCATCGTAAGAGCTCCCGTGAGTGCATGGTGTGCTTTGAGAGTGAGGTGATCGCCGCCCTGGTGCCCTGCGGCCACAACCTCTTCTGCATGGAGTGTGCCATGCGCATCTGCGGCAAggccgagcccgagtgccccgcGTGCCACACACCGGCCACCCAAGCCATCCATATCTTCTCCTAG